A genomic region of Erythrobacter sp. SCSIO 43205 contains the following coding sequences:
- a CDS encoding exo-beta-N-acetylmuramidase NamZ domain-containing protein: protein MTSHVKFGIDRLLESPELLDELKGRRVALIAHPASVTEDLTHSLDALIAAGVNVTAAFGPQHGLKGDKQDNMVETADEVDPHYGIPVFSLYGEVRRPTGQMMSAADVFLYDLQDLGCRIYTFVTTLLYLLEEAQKLGKEVWVLDRPNPAGRPVEGTLLVPGHESFVGAAPMPMRHGLTMGEMGHWFIDHFGLDVAYKVIAMEGWKPDEGGTSIASGYGWPADRIWVNPSPNAASLNMARCYAGTVMIEGATVSEGRGTTRPLEVLFGAPDIDAKAVMKEMHKLAPDWCEGVTMRDCWFEPTFHKHAGKLCNAIMLHAEGPWYDHEAFKPWRCQALAFKAIRRLYPDYEIWRGTDFKYEYTNDVLAIDVINGGPSLREWVDNPSAGPDDLDALASADEAAWVQAVKPHLLY, encoded by the coding sequence ACTTCACACGTAAAATTCGGCATTGATCGCCTGCTGGAAAGCCCAGAGCTTCTGGATGAACTCAAAGGTCGGCGCGTTGCGCTGATCGCGCACCCGGCAAGCGTGACAGAGGATCTGACGCATAGTCTTGATGCTCTGATCGCAGCAGGCGTGAATGTAACCGCTGCCTTTGGTCCGCAACATGGGCTCAAAGGTGACAAGCAGGACAATATGGTCGAAACGGCCGATGAGGTCGATCCGCACTACGGTATCCCCGTTTTCTCACTCTACGGTGAAGTGCGCCGTCCCACGGGCCAGATGATGAGCGCGGCGGATGTGTTTCTCTATGATCTTCAAGACCTTGGCTGCCGCATTTATACCTTCGTCACGACGCTTCTTTACCTGCTGGAAGAGGCTCAGAAGCTTGGCAAAGAAGTGTGGGTTCTCGACCGCCCAAACCCCGCAGGCCGCCCGGTAGAGGGGACTTTGCTAGTGCCCGGGCATGAGAGCTTTGTCGGCGCCGCACCAATGCCCATGCGCCACGGGCTTACCATGGGCGAGATGGGGCATTGGTTTATCGATCACTTCGGCCTTGATGTCGCGTACAAAGTGATCGCGATGGAGGGCTGGAAACCCGACGAGGGCGGCACTTCTATCGCAAGCGGCTATGGCTGGCCTGCGGACCGCATCTGGGTCAACCCTTCGCCCAATGCTGCGAGCCTTAACATGGCGCGTTGTTATGCCGGAACGGTAATGATCGAAGGCGCAACGGTGAGCGAGGGCAGGGGCACCACGCGGCCCTTGGAGGTGCTGTTCGGCGCGCCTGACATTGATGCGAAAGCAGTAATGAAGGAAATGCATAAGCTTGCACCCGATTGGTGCGAAGGCGTGACCATGCGAGATTGCTGGTTCGAGCCGACCTTTCACAAGCACGCAGGCAAACTGTGCAACGCGATCATGCTCCACGCGGAAGGGCCGTGGTATGACCATGAGGCGTTCAAGCCGTGGCGTTGCCAAGCCCTCGCGTTCAAAGCGATACGGCGGCTTTACCCGGATTATGAGATCTGGCGCGGCACGGACTTCAAGTACGAGTACACCAATGATGTGCTCGCCATCGACGTGATCAATGGCGGGCCATCTCTGCGCGAGTGGGTGGATAATCCAAGCGCGGGGCCGGATGATCTGGATGCGCTAGCCTCAGCGGATGAGGCAGCGTGGGTGCAGGCGGTGAAGCCGCATTTGCTTTATTAA